A single Luteitalea sp. DNA region contains:
- the moaD gene encoding molybdopterin converting factor subunit 1 produces MAASMRVTVRLFARLRDAVGAGELVREVPPGATVDDVWQTLASEWPAIAAYRASLSCAVNADYARMSARVAEGDEIAFLPPVSGG; encoded by the coding sequence ATGGCGGCGAGCATGCGCGTGACGGTCAGACTGTTTGCGCGGCTGCGGGACGCCGTAGGCGCGGGAGAGCTGGTGCGCGAGGTGCCGCCCGGAGCCACCGTCGACGATGTCTGGCAGACCTTGGCTTCGGAGTGGCCCGCGATTGCCGCCTACCGCGCAAGCCTGTCATGTGCCGTCAACGCCGACTACGCTCGAATGAGTGCGCGTGTGGCGGAGGGTGACGAAATTGCCTTTCTGCCTCCCGTGTCAGGCGGGTAG
- the prfA gene encoding peptide chain release factor 1 — MALVDRLTTVEAQYERLLARLADPAVQAEPHEYRTAAKSAAEMQELVERYRELKTVEQHLAETRQLLEGGDAELASLAREELATLQARQEALTREIRRLLLPKDPNDERNVILEIRAGTGGEEAALFAADLFRMYLRFAERQRWRVELMSKSDADAGGLKEAIALIEGKQVYSRLKYESGVHRVQRVPVTEASGRIHTSTATVAVLPEAEDVDVQIDPKDLRIDTFCSSGPGGQSVNTTYSAVRITHIPTGMVVSQQDEKSQIKNRAKALKVLRTRLYEMEMQRQQEAIAKERRGQVGTGERAEKIRTYNAPQNRITDHRINFTTHRLGDVLDGDLGELVEQVVTHFQAEKLKEADLGPVRE; from the coding sequence ATGGCTCTCGTTGATCGTCTCACCACCGTCGAAGCGCAATACGAGCGGCTGCTCGCGCGACTGGCCGACCCCGCCGTGCAGGCGGAGCCGCACGAGTATCGCACCGCAGCCAAGTCGGCCGCCGAGATGCAAGAGCTCGTCGAGCGTTACCGAGAGCTGAAGACGGTCGAGCAACATCTTGCAGAGACGCGCCAGCTCCTCGAAGGGGGCGACGCAGAGCTGGCCAGCTTGGCCCGTGAGGAGCTCGCAACGCTCCAGGCGAGGCAGGAAGCGCTGACGAGAGAGATTCGGCGGCTGCTTCTCCCCAAGGATCCCAACGACGAGAGGAATGTCATTCTGGAGATCCGCGCCGGCACTGGCGGCGAGGAAGCAGCGCTGTTTGCTGCAGATCTGTTTCGGATGTATCTCCGTTTTGCGGAGCGGCAGCGGTGGCGCGTCGAGCTCATGTCCAAGAGCGACGCCGATGCTGGTGGCCTCAAGGAAGCAATCGCACTGATCGAGGGCAAACAGGTGTACAGCCGATTGAAGTACGAGAGCGGCGTCCACCGTGTCCAACGCGTACCGGTGACGGAGGCCAGCGGCCGGATCCACACGTCGACGGCGACGGTTGCCGTACTGCCCGAAGCAGAAGATGTCGACGTGCAGATCGACCCGAAGGATCTCCGCATCGACACGTTCTGCTCGAGCGGCCCAGGCGGCCAGAGCGTCAATACCACGTACTCCGCGGTCCGTATCACTCACATCCCGACCGGCATGGTCGTCTCGCAACAGGACGAGAAGTCGCAGATCAAGAACAGGGCCAAGGCACTCAAGGTGCTGCGCACACGGCTCTACGAGATGGAGATGCAACGTCAGCAGGAGGCGATTGCGAAGGAACGGCGCGGGCAGGTCGGTACAGGCGAGCGCGCGGAAAAGATCCGCACGTACAATGCCCCACAGAATCGCATCACGGATCATCGTATCAACTTCACGACGCATCGCCTCGGCGACGTGCTCGACGGTGATCTCGGCGAGCTCGTAGAACAGGTGGTCACCCACTTCCAAGCGGAGAAGCTCAAGGAAGCAGACTTAGGGCCTGTCAGGGAATAA
- the prmC gene encoding peptide chain release factor N(5)-glutamine methyltransferase: MTGQTLRSFLQHAQGRFVQAGIAHDEAELDTELLAMHVLGWDPASLVTRWREPAPTGFAERYAGLTARREAREPTAYIVGAREFYGRLFEVTSACLVPRPETEELVTAALAIGDRLEAAPRIVDVGTGSGCVAVTLALEQPRARIVATDVSADALALARVNAVRLGAAGVTFLRGSLVEAIRPPERSKGAEIGIIVSNPPYVPLRDREALQPEVREFEPPQALFAGDDGLAVIRRLVQQAAAVLRSGGWLLFEIGAGQAAEVEALVDTRLWALRELRPDLQGTPRVAVLERQ; the protein is encoded by the coding sequence GTGACAGGGCAGACGCTGCGAAGCTTTCTCCAACACGCGCAAGGCCGGTTCGTGCAAGCCGGCATCGCGCACGATGAAGCCGAGCTCGACACCGAGCTGCTGGCGATGCACGTACTCGGTTGGGATCCTGCGTCGCTCGTCACCCGATGGCGAGAGCCAGCTCCCACAGGATTTGCCGAGCGATACGCCGGGCTGACCGCGCGGCGCGAGGCACGTGAGCCAACGGCCTACATCGTTGGCGCCCGCGAGTTCTACGGCCGGCTCTTCGAAGTCACGTCCGCCTGCCTGGTGCCGCGGCCAGAGACCGAAGAGCTCGTGACCGCGGCGCTCGCGATCGGGGATCGCCTCGAGGCTGCTCCACGTATCGTGGACGTTGGCACTGGCAGCGGCTGCGTCGCGGTCACGTTGGCACTCGAACAGCCGCGCGCACGGATCGTCGCGACCGATGTTTCGGCCGATGCGCTCGCGCTGGCTCGAGTGAACGCCGTCCGTCTCGGTGCGGCTGGCGTCACATTTCTCCGTGGATCACTCGTGGAGGCGATTCGACCGCCCGAGCGATCGAAGGGCGCAGAGATCGGCATCATCGTTTCGAACCCGCCGTACGTCCCTCTTCGCGATCGCGAAGCGCTACAACCGGAGGTGCGCGAGTTCGAGCCGCCGCAGGCTCTCTTTGCCGGAGATGATGGGCTCGCGGTGATTCGACGGCTAGTGCAACAAGCGGCGGCGGTACTCCGGTCAGGCGGCTGGCTGCTGTTCGAGATCGGGGCCGGCCAAGCCGCAGAGGTCGAAGCGCTAGTCGACACTCGTCTATGGGCCTTGCGCGAGCTCCGGCCCGACTTGCAAGGCACCCCGCGCGTCGCCGTGCTCGAACGACAGTAG
- a CDS encoding HIT domain-containing protein: MSSCLFCKIIAGEIPSTNVYEDDQLVAFMDINPQAPLHCLIVPRRHVPTLNDLTEGDSGLIGDMVRRASAIARQRGYADEGYRTVFNCNAGAGQSVFHIHLHLLAGRPFTWPPG; encoded by the coding sequence ATGTCCAGCTGCCTCTTCTGCAAGATCATTGCAGGCGAAATCCCCTCGACGAACGTGTACGAGGACGACCAACTGGTCGCGTTCATGGACATCAATCCACAGGCCCCTCTCCACTGCCTAATCGTGCCTCGCAGGCATGTCCCCACGCTGAACGACCTCACCGAAGGCGACAGCGGCCTGATTGGCGACATGGTTCGCCGAGCGTCGGCCATTGCACGTCAGCGGGGATACGCAGACGAGGGATACCGAACGGTGTTCAATTGCAACGCGGGCGCCGGCCAGTCGGTGTTTCACATCCACCTGCATCTGCTCGCAGGTCGCCCCTTCACCTGGCCGCCCGGCTAG
- the ileS gene encoding isoleucine--tRNA ligase: MPDWSKTVNLPRTEFPMRANLQRTEPAVLARWDESRLYEQILAARHGKPRFVLHDGPPYANGRIHLGQALNKILKDFVVKSKTMAGFEAPYVPGWDCHGLPIELKVDRELGSKKREMSAADFRRECRKYAESYVNLQREDFRRLGVLGDWSNPYLTMSYGYQAAIVRALGKFVELGQVYKGKKPVNWCIHCRTALAEAEVEYEEHASPSIYVEFPLADASAQELAARAPALRGRDVAALIWTTTPWTIPSNLALAFHPALTYGAYELDDRVFIIAEGLAEATFGKRGLTPGEPLARLTGDALEHIKFRHPLYERDSPGVLGEYVTLEQGTGVVHTAPGHGADDFHTGVKYGLEIYAPVGPSGHFHDDVGLFGGERVFDANPHVEAALAERGRLWFREPYHHQYPHCWRCHNPVIFLATPQWFIAMDHDGFRQRALDAIKGATWLPAWGEERIHNMVAHRPDWCISRQRVWGVPIPAVYCNGCRDAVLTKPLIDHAAAVFEQHGADVWYEWPVEQLVPAGFTCPACGGAQFEPERDILDVWFDSGSSHEAVLDRRPELGWPADVYLEGNDQYRGWFQSSLLVGLGTRGRSPYHQVIMHGFIVDEDGRKMSKSRGNDVTPQQVIEQSGAEILRLWAAMVDYREEQRFGKEILARTVEAYRKLRNTLRYLVANLYDFDPSTDRVSPERMLEVDRYALAQYAAASLEVLRAYNAYDFQSIFHKVNQLVTVDLSAFYIDVSKDRLYTHGAKWESRRSAQTAMYVMADGLARLLAPLLPFTMDEVWRSLPGTREPSVHAALFPDNVDELHDPALTVEWRSLLALRDAINAALEAQRQSKVIGSPLEAHVQVGASDQELALLQRHEADLPMLFLTSSVTIRDTRSPSRAGTTSVAVDVQRASGTKCPRCWRYVESISDEPAFEGLCDRCVQALSDPERDPVGVGAPTAPTRSAS, from the coding sequence ATGCCGGATTGGAGTAAGACAGTCAACCTGCCCCGTACGGAGTTCCCGATGCGGGCGAACCTGCAGCGCACAGAGCCGGCGGTGCTCGCCCGCTGGGACGAATCGCGCCTGTACGAGCAGATTCTCGCCGCGCGGCACGGCAAGCCGCGCTTCGTCCTGCACGACGGTCCGCCCTACGCCAACGGACGCATCCACCTTGGCCAGGCCCTCAACAAGATTCTCAAGGACTTCGTCGTCAAGTCGAAGACGATGGCAGGATTCGAAGCGCCGTACGTACCGGGCTGGGACTGCCACGGCCTGCCCATCGAGCTGAAGGTGGATCGCGAGCTCGGATCCAAGAAACGAGAGATGAGCGCGGCTGACTTCCGTCGCGAATGCCGGAAGTACGCCGAGAGCTACGTGAACCTGCAGCGTGAGGACTTTCGGCGGCTGGGCGTCCTCGGTGACTGGTCGAACCCGTACCTCACAATGAGCTACGGCTACCAGGCCGCCATCGTGCGTGCCCTGGGCAAATTCGTCGAGCTCGGGCAGGTCTACAAGGGCAAGAAGCCAGTCAATTGGTGCATTCACTGCCGCACGGCACTGGCCGAAGCCGAGGTCGAGTACGAAGAGCACGCATCGCCATCCATTTACGTCGAGTTTCCGCTGGCCGACGCCTCTGCTCAGGAGCTCGCCGCGCGGGCCCCAGCGCTCAGGGGCCGCGACGTTGCAGCCCTGATCTGGACGACGACGCCTTGGACGATCCCGTCGAATCTCGCCCTGGCGTTCCACCCGGCGCTGACATATGGCGCGTACGAGCTCGACGACCGGGTCTTCATCATCGCGGAAGGGCTCGCAGAAGCCACCTTCGGCAAGCGCGGCCTCACGCCGGGCGAGCCGCTCGCGCGGTTGACCGGGGACGCGCTGGAGCACATCAAGTTTCGCCACCCGCTGTACGAGCGCGACTCGCCGGGTGTGCTCGGGGAATACGTGACGCTCGAACAGGGCACGGGCGTCGTCCACACGGCACCCGGCCACGGCGCAGACGACTTTCACACGGGCGTGAAGTACGGCCTCGAGATCTACGCGCCGGTCGGACCAAGCGGCCACTTCCACGATGACGTCGGCCTCTTCGGCGGCGAGCGTGTCTTCGATGCCAATCCACACGTGGAGGCGGCGCTGGCCGAGCGAGGCCGACTGTGGTTCCGCGAGCCGTACCACCACCAATATCCCCACTGCTGGCGGTGCCACAATCCGGTCATCTTCTTGGCGACGCCGCAATGGTTCATTGCCATGGACCACGACGGCTTCCGGCAGCGGGCGCTCGACGCCATCAAGGGGGCGACGTGGCTGCCGGCTTGGGGTGAGGAGCGGATCCACAACATGGTCGCGCATCGGCCAGATTGGTGTATCTCGCGCCAGCGTGTCTGGGGTGTGCCGATCCCCGCGGTCTATTGCAACGGCTGCCGCGACGCCGTGCTCACGAAGCCGCTCATCGACCACGCGGCGGCCGTGTTCGAACAGCACGGCGCCGATGTCTGGTACGAGTGGCCGGTCGAGCAACTGGTGCCGGCGGGCTTCACCTGTCCAGCCTGCGGTGGAGCACAGTTCGAACCGGAGCGCGACATCCTCGACGTGTGGTTCGATTCGGGATCGAGCCACGAAGCGGTGCTCGACCGACGGCCAGAGCTCGGTTGGCCAGCCGACGTCTATCTGGAGGGAAACGACCAGTACCGCGGCTGGTTCCAGAGCTCATTGCTGGTGGGTCTCGGCACGCGCGGCCGGTCGCCGTACCATCAGGTCATCATGCACGGCTTCATCGTGGACGAAGATGGCCGCAAGATGTCGAAGTCGCGCGGCAACGACGTCACGCCCCAGCAAGTGATCGAGCAAAGCGGCGCGGAGATCCTCCGGCTCTGGGCCGCCATGGTCGATTACCGGGAGGAGCAGCGCTTCGGCAAGGAAATCCTCGCGCGCACGGTCGAGGCGTATCGGAAGCTGCGCAACACGCTGCGCTACCTCGTGGCGAACCTGTACGACTTCGACCCCTCCACAGACCGCGTGTCGCCGGAGCGCATGTTGGAAGTCGACCGCTACGCGCTGGCACAATACGCTGCGGCGAGCCTCGAGGTCTTGCGCGCGTACAATGCGTACGACTTCCAATCGATCTTCCACAAGGTGAACCAGCTCGTGACCGTCGATTTGAGCGCGTTCTACATCGACGTGTCGAAGGACCGTCTCTACACCCACGGTGCCAAGTGGGAATCACGGCGCTCCGCACAGACAGCGATGTACGTCATGGCCGACGGCCTCGCGCGGCTGCTCGCGCCCCTGCTGCCGTTCACGATGGACGAAGTGTGGCGCTCCTTACCAGGCACCCGCGAACCGTCGGTACATGCGGCGCTGTTCCCGGACAATGTCGACGAGCTCCACGACCCAGCGCTCACCGTCGAGTGGCGCAGCCTGTTGGCGCTCCGGGATGCCATCAACGCGGCGCTGGAAGCCCAGCGGCAGAGCAAAGTCATTGGTAGCCCGCTCGAGGCACACGTACAGGTCGGTGCGTCGGATCAAGAGTTGGCGCTCCTGCAGCGCCACGAGGCCGATCTACCGATGCTGTTCCTCACCTCCAGCGTAACCATACGAGATACGCGCTCACCCTCGCGTGCAGGTACGACGAGCGTGGCGGTCGACGTGCAGCGCGCATCTGGGACCAAGTGCCCGCGGTGTTGGCGGTATGTCGAGTCGATCTCGGATGAACCGGCGTTCGAGGGGCTGTGTGATCGCTGCGTTCAGGCACTGTCCGATCCGGAGCGCGATCCCGTCGGTGTCGGTGCTCCGACGGCTCCGACTCGGAGCGCGTCCTAA
- the lspA gene encoding signal peptidase II, translating to MPTWMFSPRRREPWVAAIVLLADQLTKGLVHGTIHLHDSVPVIPGLLNFTHVLNEGAAFGLLNAAQFRFKPVIVATMALIALVAIIVYAGRFATETASARYGLALVLAGAVGNLIDRATRGHVLDFVDLYWESWHFWAFNVADAAITTGAALIVVDMLFAKRDVSTAV from the coding sequence ATGCCGACCTGGATGTTCTCACCACGACGCCGCGAGCCTTGGGTCGCGGCGATCGTGCTCCTGGCCGACCAACTGACGAAGGGGCTCGTCCACGGGACGATTCACCTGCACGACAGCGTTCCGGTGATTCCGGGCTTGCTCAACTTCACGCACGTCCTCAACGAGGGCGCAGCGTTCGGCCTGCTGAATGCCGCGCAGTTCCGCTTCAAGCCGGTGATCGTGGCCACCATGGCGCTCATCGCGCTCGTGGCGATCATCGTCTATGCCGGCCGCTTCGCCACGGAGACGGCAAGCGCGCGCTACGGCTTGGCGCTGGTGCTGGCCGGCGCCGTCGGGAACCTGATCGATCGGGCCACCCGAGGCCACGTGTTGGACTTCGTCGACCTCTACTGGGAATCGTGGCACTTCTGGGCCTTCAACGTCGCCGACGCTGCCATCACCACAGGCGCCGCGCTCATCGTGGTCGACATGCTCTTTGCGAAACGCGATGTATCCACAGCTGTTTGA
- the lgt gene encoding prolipoprotein diacylglyceryl transferase, which yields MYPQLFEIPLPDWLPWLGGELTIYTYGLLLAAAYLAGLQLALVRARHRGLDANRVMDLGLWIIIAALVGAKLLLVITDFEYFVANPRDLVSIVRSGGVFYGGLILAVIVGLWYMRRHQLPTWTTCDVMAPGIALGHVVGRLGCFLAGCCYGKPTSAPWGVMFTDPFAHDNVGTPLGVHLHPTQLYEAGAELIILVVLLATERRRRPFAGRTFWLYMLLYGVSRFIIEFFRGDPRGMVAGLSTSQFISVILVPLSVVMLVRLSRRGPAPQPSRRRTQAKAA from the coding sequence ATGTATCCACAGCTGTTTGAGATCCCACTGCCCGATTGGCTGCCGTGGCTCGGCGGCGAGCTGACCATCTACACGTACGGCCTGCTGCTAGCGGCGGCTTACCTTGCGGGGCTGCAGCTGGCGCTGGTCAGGGCGCGTCATCGCGGCCTCGACGCCAACCGGGTGATGGACCTCGGGCTCTGGATCATCATCGCCGCGCTCGTCGGCGCGAAGCTGCTCCTCGTCATCACGGACTTCGAATACTTCGTCGCCAACCCGCGCGACCTCGTCTCCATCGTCCGCTCCGGCGGCGTCTTCTACGGGGGCCTCATCCTCGCGGTGATCGTGGGGCTGTGGTACATGCGGCGGCATCAGCTCCCCACCTGGACGACATGCGATGTCATGGCACCGGGCATCGCACTGGGACACGTCGTCGGTCGCCTCGGGTGTTTCTTGGCCGGCTGTTGCTACGGCAAGCCGACGAGCGCTCCCTGGGGCGTCATGTTCACCGATCCGTTCGCGCACGACAACGTGGGCACGCCGCTCGGCGTGCATCTACATCCCACGCAGCTCTACGAGGCAGGGGCAGAGCTGATCATCCTCGTCGTCCTGCTCGCGACCGAGCGGCGACGCCGGCCGTTTGCTGGTCGTACTTTCTGGCTCTACATGCTGCTCTACGGCGTCTCGCGGTTCATCATCGAGTTCTTCCGGGGCGATCCTCGAGGCATGGTCGCGGGTCTCTCGACGTCGCAGTTCATTTCCGTCATCCTGGTGCCCCTGTCGGTCGTCATGCTCGTGCGGCTCTCGCGCCGCGGCCCTGCCCCGCAGCCCTCCCGCCGGCGGACGCAGGCGAAAGCGGCGTAA
- a CDS encoding RluA family pseudouridine synthase, whose product MASEIITVEVPPEQADERLDRTLAAVVPGRSRSQLQRLVRDGCVRVDDVVTARVSERVRAGSRIEVTVPAVAPAQAVPEELPLDILYQDEDLIVVDKPPGMVVHPAAGHATGTLVNALLHAVSDLSGVGGELRPGIVHRLDKGTSGVMVVAKNDRTHMALARQFHDREVEKEYVTLVWGVVQAGRRIDAPIGRHATNRQKMSTRARRARAAVTRVVAASPLAGVTLLHVAIATGRTHQVRVHLSAIGHPVVGDATYGGIRRRWPAHLRSLSALERPFLHAERLVITHPADERRMEFRAPLARDLDQVLDGLRADLQRFGEV is encoded by the coding sequence ATGGCCAGTGAAATCATCACAGTCGAGGTTCCGCCGGAGCAGGCGGACGAGCGGTTGGACCGAACCCTGGCCGCGGTGGTGCCTGGCCGATCTCGCTCGCAGCTTCAGCGACTGGTGCGCGACGGCTGTGTCCGTGTGGACGATGTGGTCACCGCGCGGGTGAGCGAGCGGGTGCGTGCCGGCAGCCGCATCGAGGTGACCGTGCCAGCCGTGGCGCCGGCCCAGGCGGTGCCGGAGGAGCTGCCTCTCGACATCCTCTACCAGGATGAGGACCTGATCGTCGTCGACAAGCCGCCGGGCATGGTGGTCCACCCCGCCGCTGGCCATGCGACGGGAACACTCGTCAACGCGTTACTGCACGCCGTCAGCGATCTGAGCGGCGTCGGAGGCGAGCTTCGTCCTGGTATCGTCCATCGCCTGGACAAGGGAACGTCGGGAGTGATGGTCGTGGCGAAGAACGACCGCACGCACATGGCTCTGGCGCGGCAGTTTCACGATCGAGAAGTCGAGAAGGAATACGTGACGCTCGTCTGGGGCGTCGTCCAGGCAGGCCGCCGGATCGATGCGCCAATCGGCCGCCATGCCACCAATCGTCAGAAGATGTCGACGCGCGCCCGGCGCGCCCGAGCCGCTGTCACGCGTGTGGTGGCTGCCTCGCCGCTCGCGGGCGTGACGCTGCTGCACGTGGCAATTGCGACCGGACGGACACATCAGGTTCGAGTACACTTGTCGGCCATTGGCCACCCCGTTGTGGGGGATGCCACTTACGGCGGTATTCGGCGTCGATGGCCCGCGCATCTGCGTTCGTTGAGCGCCCTGGAGCGCCCCTTCCTACACGCCGAGCGGCTGGTCATCACGCATCCAGCCGATGAGCGCCGCATGGAGTTCAGAGCGCCGCTGGCCAGGGATCTAGACCAAGTGCTCGACGGCTTGCGTGCAGATCTGCAGCGCTTCGGTGAGGTGTGA
- a CDS encoding amidohydrolase family protein, producing the protein MLLIGSMSLAQEAPQAFLNARIIPISGPVIERGVLVVQDAKILAVGPASSVQVPSGAKRHDLDGKTIMPGLVDTHSHIGGGSGGDRSAPIQPDVRILDAIDVRNTGIRRAQAGGITTVNVMPGSGHLLSGQTVYLKLRRGRTIDDLLIRDGEERIAGGLKMANGTNSIDEPPFPGTRAKSVALARKAFVEAIDYRDKLKRAGDDPEKRPARDLGLETLLEVLDGRRVVHFHTHRHDDILTVIRLSKEFGFRPVLQHVSEGWKVADEIAKAGLACSVIVLDSPGGKIEAKDVSLTTGAVLDKAGVLVGFHTDDYITDSRLFLRSAALAVRAGMARDSALAALTTAGAQMLGLEPRIGSLEAGKDADFIVLSGDPLSVYTHVEQTWIEGQKVFDRSNAEDRLYAVGGYGASRDNDVHVELGEEAR; encoded by the coding sequence ATGTTGCTCATCGGCTCGATGAGCCTGGCGCAGGAGGCGCCGCAGGCGTTCTTGAACGCCCGCATCATCCCCATTTCGGGCCCCGTCATCGAGCGCGGCGTGCTCGTCGTTCAAGACGCGAAGATCCTGGCCGTGGGCCCGGCCTCCTCTGTGCAGGTGCCGAGTGGCGCGAAGCGCCACGACCTCGACGGCAAGACGATCATGCCGGGTCTGGTCGACACGCATAGTCACATCGGGGGCGGCTCTGGCGGCGATCGCTCCGCGCCAATTCAGCCGGACGTGCGCATCCTGGACGCGATCGACGTGAGGAACACGGGAATTCGGCGCGCACAAGCTGGCGGGATCACGACGGTCAACGTGATGCCAGGCTCCGGGCATCTGCTGAGCGGCCAGACCGTGTACCTCAAGCTGCGGCGCGGGCGCACGATCGACGATCTGCTGATTCGCGACGGGGAGGAACGCATTGCCGGCGGTCTGAAGATGGCCAACGGCACGAACTCCATTGACGAGCCGCCTTTTCCGGGAACGCGAGCGAAATCAGTAGCTCTCGCGCGCAAAGCGTTCGTCGAGGCGATCGATTACCGCGACAAGCTGAAGCGCGCTGGAGACGACCCGGAGAAGCGTCCCGCACGCGACCTCGGCCTCGAGACGCTCCTCGAGGTGCTCGACGGCCGGCGGGTCGTCCACTTCCACACGCATCGCCACGACGACATCCTCACCGTCATACGGCTGTCCAAGGAATTTGGATTCAGACCGGTTCTGCAGCACGTTTCCGAAGGGTGGAAAGTGGCCGACGAGATCGCCAAGGCAGGCCTTGCGTGCTCGGTGATCGTGCTCGATTCCCCCGGCGGAAAGATCGAAGCCAAGGATGTATCGCTGACCACCGGTGCGGTGCTGGACAAGGCGGGCGTGCTCGTCGGCTTTCATACCGATGACTACATCACCGATTCACGCCTCTTCCTTCGGTCTGCGGCCCTTGCCGTCCGCGCCGGCATGGCGCGCGACAGCGCTCTCGCAGCGCTCACAACGGCTGGTGCGCAGATGCTTGGCCTCGAGCCGCGGATCGGATCGCTCGAGGCAGGCAAGGATGCAGACTTCATCGTGCTCTCAGGCGATCCGCTGAGCGTCTACACACACGTCGAGCAGACGTGGATCGAGGGGCAAAAGGTCTTCGATCGCTCAAATGCCGAGGACCGTCTCTACGCCGTCGGCGGCTACGGCGCCAGCCGCGACAACGATGTTCACGTCGAGCTGGGCGAGGAGGCACGGTAA
- a CDS encoding amidohydrolase family protein, whose product MGVLFASTAHAQVAVRAKTVHTMAGAAIENGVVLVRDGKIERVGAASGISVPSDYRVLEAEVVTPGLIDAHSVVGLAGYLNQPQDSDQLETSAPIQPELRAIDAFNARERLVEWLRGLGVTTIHTGHAPGALVSGQTMIVKTTGADTDESVVVPTAMIAAALGSAALAEDDKSPGTRAKAVALLRAELIKAQEYLAKRKDADEPPERDLTLEVLGQVLQRERPLLVTAQRATDITAALRIAEEFDIRLVLDGAAEAYLVTDAIKAAGVPVILHPTMARASGDLENLSMETAATLRKASIPLALQAGYEGYVPKTRVVLFEAAVASANGLTREESLAAVTIDAARILGIDKRLGSLEAGKDADLVLFDGDPLEYTSHVVGVLIDGQVVSSEPQ is encoded by the coding sequence ATGGGAGTGCTCTTTGCGAGCACTGCCCACGCGCAGGTCGCCGTACGGGCAAAGACTGTCCACACGATGGCCGGCGCGGCGATCGAGAACGGCGTCGTGCTCGTGCGCGACGGCAAGATCGAGCGTGTCGGAGCGGCCTCAGGAATCTCCGTGCCGTCCGATTATCGTGTGCTCGAAGCGGAGGTGGTCACGCCGGGCCTCATCGATGCGCACTCGGTGGTGGGCTTGGCCGGGTATCTGAATCAACCGCAAGACTCCGACCAACTCGAGACTTCCGCGCCCATCCAACCGGAGCTGCGGGCCATTGACGCGTTCAATGCTCGGGAGCGCCTCGTCGAGTGGCTGCGCGGCTTGGGTGTGACAACCATCCATACGGGCCACGCACCGGGAGCGCTCGTCTCCGGTCAGACGATGATCGTCAAGACGACCGGCGCGGACACAGACGAGTCAGTGGTCGTCCCGACGGCGATGATTGCGGCCGCCCTAGGAAGCGCGGCCCTCGCCGAGGACGACAAGTCGCCAGGCACACGCGCAAAGGCTGTGGCGCTGCTGCGCGCGGAGCTCATCAAGGCGCAGGAGTACCTGGCGAAACGGAAAGATGCGGATGAACCACCAGAGCGCGACCTGACGCTCGAAGTGCTGGGGCAGGTGCTGCAAAGAGAGCGTCCATTGCTGGTGACAGCGCAGCGGGCAACCGACATCACCGCCGCGCTGCGCATCGCGGAGGAGTTCGACATCCGCCTGGTGCTCGACGGCGCAGCTGAAGCCTACCTCGTCACCGACGCCATCAAGGCTGCGGGCGTACCGGTGATCCTGCATCCCACCATGGCGCGTGCCAGTGGAGACCTCGAGAATCTCAGCATGGAGACAGCGGCCACGCTGCGAAAGGCGAGCATCCCGCTGGCCCTTCAGGCCGGTTACGAGGGCTACGTGCCCAAGACGCGCGTCGTGCTCTTCGAGGCCGCTGTCGCGTCGGCCAATGGTCTCACACGCGAGGAATCGCTCGCAGCCGTTACCATCGACGCAGCGCGCATCCTCGGGATAGACAAGCGGCTCGGCTCGCTGGAAGCTGGCAAGGACGCGGATCTGGTGCTCTTCGACGGAGATCCGCTCGAGTACACGTCGCACGTGGTGGGCGTGCTCATCGACGGACAGGTGGTGAGCTCGGAGCCGCAATAG